Within the Anguilla anguilla isolate fAngAng1 chromosome 19, fAngAng1.pri, whole genome shotgun sequence genome, the region tagtactgaacatgacaaaagcatatcagtgcaatagatttcacacgttacacGTTACAcgttgatctgacacaaagtttgcatgacattgtaaaatgttaagattacaaaacacagggccaaaagaattgaggaaatattgggtagcattgctttggaatacatcttatgtaatttcggtgaggcaagatagcctatattgtttgtagtaccgtaacttttgatatcaatacttttaatggcaggcctggattttggcagtctgaatgaatgagttatggacagtgtatgtcttgtatgtgtgagtaacttggcatttttgtacgtttaaaatgtgtttttttatgagatagtTGTATACCATCCCAAACCCGGAGATATGCTCCCTTGCTGCGTTTGTCCCGTCCTgttcattgggggggggggggggggcgggggggggggggggggacggagtATGTGTCCGGTATTTAGGATGATTAAACTACCTTTCTGCAAAATGTCATGTCCATCCAAACATATATGGACAGTAAAGTCTTTGATTGGATTTGCCTTTTTGGAGTTCCTGGTGTTTTccccactctgcgtttgggtcctggtcCCCTGTTACCTGACCTCTTAAATCACGAGGAATGAAAGATctttaactgaaattatgaCTAAGTCAGAACTAATGTGGAGAATCTCTAATTTGAgttatgactagtcataattgtAATGGCGATACAGTATCTGGAATTCACGTTTtggatagtcaaaactgaattgtagatatcttaATTGGAGGTCCCATACAGCTGAATGGCGAAAGTAACTTCAATCTTACTAGCAAAATGTAATTCGAGATTAAGTTTTTTGatgagtgaaaatgcagttagATATCTTAAATTGGCtctttgactagtcataaatcaGTTACAGATACCTGTAATGTGAATCTGGTCAGGCTATTAAATGTTTGCGACACAGCACCTTAATTAGCACTaaacaggcacagaaaacaaactaagATTGGGGGAActggcgccctctagtgtgACGGTTGGATTCAGGTAGGGTTATTTCccaaaagtataaaataattggcacccctaaagattcttataaataaaatcaaactaaaTCTACATCAATATTAAGAGAAACTCTTGTGGCCttccatggcttcctgtttcactggaggaTTAAACTGAGAACCTGCTTCTGAAACCCATTTTTCATCTTCaccacagagaaagacaaagaactgacaaatgaaatgaaaatggttgctGATCGTTAAGTTAGGCAatggatcaaaaaataaactgaagatgctAGTTACTACTGTGAGGGCAATAATGAAgaagtttaaaactgctggagggcagcatggtggtgcgtgtggagtttgcatattctcatcccatgtctgcatgggtttcctcccacaattcaaagacatgctggttaagctaattggagacactaaattgcttgaatgtatgagtgtgtaagtgcatggtgtgtgtgccctgtgatggactggtgacctgttcagggtttttttcctgcctcttgcccaatgcatgctgggagaggctccagcccccctcaCAGCCATGTCCAGGAATATGATGTAGGATGGATTTAAGGATGcatatactgaaaagaaaaatacggtggtggatctttaatgttatgggGCTACTTTGCTCACACTGGTCCTCGGGCCCTTAAGGAAAGCAGCATCGTGAACTCTAACCAAGTACCAGGACAATTTAGCCCTAAACCTGACTACCtctgccagcagactgaaactagtggatctttcagcaagacaatgaccccaaattcacattaaaatccacaaataaaaaagttaatgatGCAGAAGCATCATTGTGCAATGGCTACAACAGTCTAAAGACTGCTGAACTCCCTGAAAACCTGTGACTCAattgaacagcacagcccataaGCACGGATAAACAAAGACATCAGGATCTGGAAAGAttgtgggtggaggaagagtctaagatccctcccaatgtgttctctggtcttATAAGACGTTAGGTAAAAAGACTCAGTGCCATTATCCCTGCAAGGGGAGGGTGCACACTGTACCAAATACAGGGatgccaataattgtgacacacaatttttgtaaagaaatgtgagaaatgtgtcattttggtagtttccattatatcattaaatatgTTCTATATGTTGGACAATGAAAagtttcactggaagctctgtctccatgtgctgtgagttagagctgcagtatgaggatgattttaactggagGCTGTCTCCAtttgctgtgagttagagctgcaataagtggatgagtttaactggacgCTCTGTCTcaatgttttgttcacagggtccaggtagataaggctgggtcacctgtacccagctgtctgtctatgaagagtgaccgtACAATGGATCATCCAGTcggcttcagaggagagtttacaggtgatcaaaggtaatgaaacatgtttgtattgaattagacctgcagcaagaggatgagtttaactggatgctctgactccatgtgctgtgagttagagctgcagtaagaggatgagtttaactggaagctctgtctccatgtgctgtgagttagagctgcagtaagaggatgggtttaactggatgctctatttccatgtgctgtgagtttgacccgcagtaagaggatgagtttaactggaagctctgtctccttgtgctgtgagttagacctgcagcaagaggatgagtttaactggaagctctgtctccatgtgctgtgagttagagctgcagtaagaggatgagtttaactggaagctctgtctccatgtgctgtgagttagacctgcagcaagaggatgagtttaactggaagctctgtctccatgtactgtgagttagagctgcagtaagacgatgagtttaactggaacctttgtctccatgttctgtgagttagagctgcagtaagaggatgagtttaactgaaatctttgtctccatgttttgttcacagggtccaggtagatagGGCTGAGTCACGTGTACCCAgttgtctgtctatgaagagtgaccatTCAATGGATCATCCAATCTTCTTCagtggagagttcacaggtgatcaaaggtaatgaaacacgttcatattgcattagacctgcagcaagtggatgagtttaactggaagctctgtctccttgtgctgtgagttagacctgcagcaagaggatgtgattaactggaagctctttctccatgtgctgtgagttatagctgcagtaaaaggatgagtttaactggaagctctgtcaaGATTtcctgtgagttagagctacagtaagaggatgagtttaactggaagctctgtctccatgtgctctgagttagagctgcaggaagaagatgagtttaactggaagctctgtctccatgtgctgtgagttagagctgcagtaagagtacgagtttaactggaagctctgtctccatgtggtgtgagttagagctgcagtaagaggatgagtttaactggaagctctgtctacTTGTTCTGTGAGTTGCCCTGCGTTCACACAGCGAGAAACTGGGTTGATGGGTTGCTCAAGTTTACTatgctgagggaggggcaggagcttcCCTTTGTATCCTCTTGGAGGTTTTGTGTAACTACATATTTCTGACGAGAAATAACGGCGTTACAAAAGACGCATATTTCCCATATAGTCACATATCATCTCCTTTTGTTTATATGGTTATGTCTgacactgataaatatttgtaattgcTATCTCGTTAGCCGTAtatctctatatctctctcactagttagtCACCTAGCTAGCAACCTCTCTATGCCTCTCACTAGCTGGCTAGCgatctctccatatctctctcactagttatCTTCCTAACTAGCGATCTCTATCTCAcagtctagctagctagctagcaagcaagttGAAACTGCCGTCCAAGTGTCATTTTCAGACGCTTATCCCTGtactctttttaaaataatgttggaTAGCACCGGGTGTAATTGTGCCATAATGATAAGTTGTTCGTCCATTTTTTCTCACTGAGTAGGATAATAATTTGCGAAATGGTATCATATCGGTTGGAGAAATAGGAAGCCTGATACTCTGACTGGCTGTTGACGGGCGATGCCAGCAAAAAGTTATACTGTGAGCAACATTGTTAGGGCAACTTTGGTTGCTCAGTTGCCCAGTTGCTTGTGTTGCTGGGCCTTGCTCAGATACATAGAGAATGAATCGACTTCCAGCAACTCATCAACCGAGTTACTCACTGTGTGAACGCACTGTTACAGCTGCAGTAAgcgtatgagtttaactggcagctctgtctccatgtgctgtgagttagagctgcagtaagaggatgagtttaactggaagctctgtctccatgtactgtgagttagagctgcagtaagacgatgagtttaactggatgctctgtctccatgtgctgtgagttagagctgcactaagaggatgagtttaactggaaccTTTGTCTCCATGTTCCGTGAGTCAgggctgcagtaagaggataagTTTAACTGaaatctctgtctccatgttttgttcacagggtccaggtagatagGGCTGAGTCATGTGTACCCAgttgtctgtctatgaagagtgaccatTCAATGGATCATCCAATCTTCTTCagtggagagttcacaggtgatcaaaggtaatgaaacacgttCATATTGCATTAGACCTGCCgcaagtggatgagtttaactggaagctctgtctccttgtgctgtgagttagacctgcagcaagaggatgagattaactggaagctttgtctccatgtgctgtgagttatagctgcagtaagaggatgagtttaactggaagctcggtctccatgtgctgtgagttagagctgcagtatgaggatgagtttaactggaagctctgtctccatgtgctgtgagttagagctccTGTAAAAGAGTTTAACTAAGTTGTGTCTCATGATTTATTCACAGGATTCACTGCTCACTGGATTTAAGTCGTTCAGAGGAGAAGAGTTCAGAGAGTTCAAAACAGGTATGatatattattattctatttcaATATTTGAAGTTAATGTGACTTTCAGACGTTTCGATTAATCAGGTTTATTAATGTTATAGAGTGCTCTGGCCCTCTTTGGCTCACAGATAGACCGGATTCCTTTTTAGGATCCATGAAGGATGGCAGTGGATGACTCCAAACAGAATGTTTTgaagttcaaagttcaaagggtttatttgtcacatgcatatacatgcatacagtgaAATGCTGGTGCGACAATCTCCTTGTAGACTGTGCAACATAACgcttcaataataattatatacagaaaaaaaataaaataaataataataatactaataatataaaataatataagatatgaatacaaattaaaagaGAGAAGAATAAAACGAGcagttatttaaattaaacGAGCAATACAAATAAGTAAAAGAAAGTAAGTTCTAATATAAGTCCTAAAATAAGTCATAGGAAGTGTTGACGTATTGGTAAAAGTTTGgcataacattttttaaggTTTGCCTTGTTGAAGTCCCCTGCCACGATGAGGGCAGCGTCTGGGTGCTTGTTCTGTAGTCCGCTTAGCACATCATGTAACACCGACAAAGCCTCGTCGTGTCCGCTTGTGGTGGAATTCAAACAGCCCTAGTGATCACTGCGGAAACTCCCGGGGCAGGTAGAATGGacactcagcactcagtttGTATAGttagcattaaaaaatgtattgcactgaGAAACTTAATTCAACTCAACAACTAAATTATTCCAAGGACATGTAGTAGTGTccctaaaaaacataaatcaggaGCAAAAGCTGCATTTCGAATATAGGCTTTAGACCTGCTGCATGTTGTGTTCTAAAGTATCTTTTCCTGTTCTGGCCTTCCTACAAGAGAAAACATGAGACagtgcaggcatttagcagtcactcttatgcagagcgacttacacaactttttacacagcatttacattgcttccttttatacagctggatataaactgaagcaatgcaggttaagtaccttgctcaagggtacaacagcagtgtcctacctgggattcaaacctctgacgagaccagctccttacccattatactacactgccacccataaTGGCTCTGATACAGCAACccactttgtgtgtttatttcagtctgatacagcacagctcttcatgtgtttatttcacactgatacagcacacctcttcatttgtttatttcactctgatacagcacacatcttcatgtgtttatttcacattgatACAGCAAATctattcatgtgtttatttcacaccaagacagcacacctcttcatgtgtttattttacactctGATACGGCATaccacttcatgtgtttatttcacaccgAGACAGCACACCActtgatgtatttatttcactctgatacagcacaccacttcatgtgtttatttcacagtgatacagcatacctctaaatgtgtttatttcagtctctcctgcgcactctgatgaagctgaagaagactgaaaagttgaaactgtttcagagccatctgagtcaggGTTGCCCAGAATGCTTTAATAGTAGAAGAACAGAAGATCCTTCTGTACTGGATAAGCTtatgaagatgaaggaattgTTCAAGAGTCATCAAATTgctgattacccagaatgcactgagagagagcaggaggatcctgaggccctgtacatagttgagaagatgctggagacctgtggcattGAGGGGTCTCGGAAGATCACACTCCATATTCTGAGGAACATGAAGAAGAAGGATGTCACTAACCCACTGGAaagagatgagcagcacagtaagaATTTTCTCTCATTGCTGCTGTGGCCATTAGAATGTTGAAATGAGTTTAGCcaacaaatataacagagtaCTGATTTATAGTATTCACACTTTgataatagtgttttacatcaacagtcttgcatataaaaaacatcacacacaacatGTACAGGAAggcatttcaattcaaatatagcatccagcagtaataatggggtaatcaaatgcacatgagattaaatgtttcCAAAAGACTTTTAAAACCAGGAGCCTTGGGATCAAAAGCCAGTTACTAAACCACTGACCCATCAGACTgactgccctgaggttttatcCTGGATTAAAGAGCACCGATCATAATtataagataattaaattactgcATGACCCATGAAGACCATATTTACCGTAAAGACACATCATACTATGAACAATTAAGAAATTGaatgttgaaatggaaatgaatcctttttatgttttcattgttgtgtgTACAACAgtttgtgagaagtgtgaaacaCTACTAGAGGTATGGGCAACACTTGACTTGAAGGTGCAGTTATACCATATAGGGCATATCTTCATGATACATAAGTAAACCTTGCctgttaatttcacaatgtgTCCTCATGATacagaattatttcatattaacagAAGAGATGTAACAGGGCTGGCCTTGTTTCGCATGTGtaatcaaaaatattgttaacTGTTCCATGTTTCCTACATTGGCGTTAATTAGTAATAACCTCTTGTTACCAAATTAGTTACATTTTAACTACATAGGTATAGCTACAACTTAATGTGCAACACATCAGAGCTgtgtaaaacattgtgaaaactgcataagtattttttgtctatttctgttattttaaacattggttCTCATGTTTCCTCTCCTCAGATGAATTCAAagaaagagcccagcaggcactgaaaactcatctgaagaagaggtttgaatgcatatttgaaggtttagcaaagcagggccaacaaaccctcctcaatgagatctatacagagctctacatcactgaggggggaagtgggggggtcaatgatgaacatgagatcagacagattgagatagcatcgaagagacaaaccacacatgAGACTGCAAtcatctgcaatgacatctttaagccttcacctggacaagagaaaccaatcagaactgtgcttacaaagggcatcgctggcattgggaaaacagtctctgtgcagaagttcattctggactgggcagatggaaaagccaatcaggacattgatttcatcttcactcttcctttccgagatctgaatctgaaaaaggagagagaatttaGTCTCATGGAACTTCTGCAGCAAtactttccacaactgaaagagatcaaaagttttgatgatgatgaagtcaaagttgtgttcatctttgatggtctggatgagtgtcgacttcctctagatttccaaagcaatgagatgtgctgtgatataacagagtcatcatcattggatgtgctgctgaccaacctcattaaggggaatctgcttccctctgccctcctctggatcacctcccgaccagcagcagccaatcagatccctcctgagtgcgtccaccaggtgacagaggtacgaggattcaatgacccacagaaggaggagtacttcaggaagagaatcagagattGGAACAAGGCCAGcaaaattatctcacacataaagtcatccaggagtctctacatcatgtgtcacataccagtcttctgctggatttctgctactgttctggagacaatgttggatAACGTGAGTGGAGAcctgcccaaaactctgactgaaatgtacacacacttcctgctcattcagactaatgtgaagaatgagaagtatCATGGCACCAATGAGACAAccccaaagaaaatgtcagcatcaaatacagaaatcatcctgaaactggggcagctggctttacTACAGCTGGGAaggggcaatctgatattctatgaagaggacctgagagagatcggcattgatgtcagtgaagcttcagtgtactctggggtgtgcacagagatctttaaagaggagtgtgggttgggtgaggagaaggtctactgctttgtgcatctgagcattcaggagtatctggctgccttgtttgtgtttcattcatgtgtgaatgagaacagaaatgtactcagagcagaagaatcaaaaccttgcagtgacagagtgcagctgtctgagttacaccggactgcagtggatcaggccttagcgagtaagaatggacacctggaccttttcctcagattccttctaggcctctctctggactccattcagactctaTTAGGAGgaatactgacacagacaggaagcagatcagagagcattGAGGAAACAGTATTGTACATAAAGAAGAGGATCAAAGtggaattttcagcagagaggaccataaatctgttccactgtctcaatgaactgaatgacaactctctagtggaggaaatcaagaatttccagagatcaggaaaattctctaatgaaaagctggaactacaccaatgttcagccctggcctttatgttactgatgtcagaggagatcctAGATGAGTTTCACTTGACGACCTAcaaaacatcagcagcaggttatcAGAGGCTGGTACCAGTAGTCAGgcactgcaggaaggccatgtgagtatggtgtaattattaaagtagataatgacagcatgttttataaacacttcatagttaaagtgaaaatagaatacaataaaattgtcaggcaagtgagaattatgatttttgagtcaagctattttaacagattgtgccctcatttaatgaatacagaagtagcatcaaatgtaaaaactcacttatccaacatgtaaaatgtattttattagatttaatttacatattatcattaaagataccagttattaaatacatcatgaattcCTTGTTAGGCAAACCAATGTGATGGATCAATAATGGTCCAAACATACAACTCGCAGATTTAAATGAAGAGAGGGTATAGTATGCTACAGTATTAAGACGAACATATtccccatcaaataaaaaaatacaagctatACTTCCTTTACACAAAATTAGACAGACACGGAAAATAggggactcagagggggaacccatctgccgcgggcacGCACCTGTTTGTTATGAAAAATCcacagtggcaggaggcgggggtgcccagctggtctagctggtctagggctggagctccgggccaGGGGGGGTGCTCAGAAAACTTGGGCTAGCGCtccgggcaggtgcccagagccgaggaagacgagaagaaaaacattcttagggggttcaaatggtagattagcaagcagagcagaataAACAGAGGTGCCCACGTGCGATAAGGAAAACcccggcagaataaggctatggcagcatagctaagggaaacggaggcaggggccaacgcagccatgagggcaggcttgagacagtcatcaccagaccatgaccagttcagcttaacacagcactaccaatgatgatccagtgacagcactaactGCTCAGTCTACCAGAGACTCTATAACTatgcccgccacccactcctgcctCTCAAATATAAGAGagactaaaaatatatgttttgagcctagctttaaataaggtgatagtgtctgcgccccgaacatgggcaggcaacttgttccGCAAGAGGGCAGCACGATAGGAGATggctctaccacctatggtacttttagaTATTGTAGGAATAACAATAACAGAGTGTTtgtgagggaatataaggaagaagtaaatcatttaagtacaaaggggcaagcccatgtaaggccttaaaggtaagaagtagtatcttatagtctattcggaatttaactggcaaccagtgaagcgatgctaacgctgggctgatgtgctcgaatctcctagttctagtgagaatacgagctgctgcattttgaattagctggagccctttcagataggaatttgcacatccagacaaaagagcattgcagtaatctaatcttgaagtaacaaaagcatgacCTAGCTTTTCTGAatcatgtaaggacagtattttccgaatttttgagatgtttctcaagtgataaaaagcaacCCTGCAGTTAAGTCTAAAAGCACACgtacagagatgcagccatGGTCGGAAGCGAGGAGTAGGTCATTGAGTACTTTgaccagggctgtttcagtgctgtgagagggtctaaaaccagattgaaaaacttccaataggcctatatgtttggagtgcaaaaatgaaccaagttgttttgaaatggccttttctAGTATTTTAGAAAGGAACGGGAGGTTCGAGATAAGCCTGTAGTTAGACAGGTCATTCACATCCGAGTTTGGCTTCTTAAGAAGGGGTTTGACGGCTGCAAGTTTAagagtctgtggtatgtgtccagatgctaaagacacattgacaatatgtaacattggtgttccaatcactggtaatagctccttgaaaagcttcgtagggatagggtctagaagacaagtagaagatttttaggaattaactatggcattaaactccatgagatctattggagcaaaagagttcagataggccgcccgtctttctgaagattcttctgaagattcttctgaagattctgcatccatgcgttgagcggatggaagggcagaccctatatgaggggtggtaggagaactttgaatcttgCCCCTGATTTTTAGAATtctgtcatcaaagaaattcatgaagtcattgctactaaatgatattgaggcacatggatcaacttgattcttggtcagcctggcaacagtgttaaacaggtgcctaggattgtttctattttcatcTATTAAAGTAGAAAAGTATGAGGAacgtgctgtggagagggcatgttTATAAGTTAGTAGATTGtcttccagtcctggaggaataccTGCAATTTAGTAGAACGCCATTTGCGCTCAAGTTGGCATGAAGCTTGTTTGAGAGCATGAGTATGGTCATTGTACCAGGGTGCTAATTTCTTATAGCGGACTTTCCTCTTCTTAAGAGGTGCGATAGTATCCAGGGTTCTGGAAAGTAcgtaatttatgttgtctgtcagctgatcaattgagctaatgcttgcacttttgtatgtgtttgggtgggagccaagaaaatccccacagtgcacaaatgagcctgggagctcattaataaaagcacttgcagtcctggaggaaagctTACAGATACGGTAGAATGAAGGATCTGGTGACGCATGACAAACTTGTGAAAgttggaaagtaattaaataatggtctgatagcacagggtttttaggcataactgctatatttgctatttctgtatcataagttaagaccagatcaagagtatggttatgagaatgtgtggactgatgtatatgttgatcgaagccaatagattcagtgatagacaagagtgctgatctgagaggatcaccttcactatccatgtgaatattgaagtcccctacaattactactttatctgaattaacaacaaggctggaaaggaaatcagcaaactcaagtaaaaagccactgtatggccctggtggcctgtatACAATTGAAAGGATAAAACTGACTgcttttttgtctggatgtgcgaAACAGAACAAGCActtaaaaaagttacatttgaagccGGATTTCAAAGTAACAAAAAGATTAGAATgatatacagcagcaacaccaccgccacGACCCgtcagacattacattacattacattacattacattacattacattacaggcatttagcagacgctcttatccagagcgacttacacaacttttttacatagcattttacattgtatccatttatacagctggatatatactgaagcagggtaagtaccttgctcaagggtacaacggcagtgtcctttgGTGAAGTAGTtcgaactgtgtttgtgtagaaaaaagaatccctccttttaaatgtcagtcagttaaggacaaatgttgattgaatcaaatccatgtttttcaaaaggggggAAGAATCCCCCTTTTATCCCTAGTCCATGCATAGATAATTTGTGAGTGGGAGATGaccagagagagcctgctcAGGCTGTACCCCTCTTACATTGTTCATGAAGATgagatattttttcaacataatgattaatgtaatgctggatttggtttgggagaggcaagtgtggttatgaatgaaatgtttgtgttactgtattgtgagattaggtcaggcagtaaatgcaccctgttacaaggccagtagtgccaccctggtctctgctttattctggtgtaggctgacccagaatccaatagtgcctgtagacagagtgaaaacaggaaggtTGAGGAATTGTAGGATATAGGCCTAATGGGTGTCAGGgtgaggtcttctcaggggactgttaaagtgcctgtttttgagGTAATT harbors:
- the LOC118218886 gene encoding NLR family CARD domain-containing protein 3-like, with product MKSDRTMDHPVGFRGEFTGDQRVQVDRAESRVPSCLSMKSDHSMDHPIFFSGEFTGDQRVQVDRAESCVPSCLSMKSDHSMDHPIFFSGEFTGDQRIHCSLDLSRSEEKSSESSKQSLLRTLMKLKKTEKLKLFQSHLSQGCPECFNSRRTEDPSVLDKLMKMKELFKSHQIADYPECTEREQEDPEALYIVEKMLETCGIEGSRKITLHILRNMKKKDVTNPLERDEQHNEFKERAQQALKTHLKKRFECIFEGLAKQGQQTLLNEIYTELYITEGGSGGVNDEHEIRQIEIASKRQTTHETAIICNDIFKPSPGQEKPIRTVLTKGIAGIGKTVSVQKFILDWADGKANQDIDFIFTLPFRDLNLKKEREFSLMELLQQYFPQLKEIKSFDDDEVKVVFIFDGLDECRLPLDFQSNEMCCDITESSSLDVLLTNLIKGNLLPSALLWITSRPAAANQIPPECVHQVTEVRGFNDPQKEEYFRKRIRDWNKASKIISHIKSSRSLYIMCHIPVFCWISATVLETMLDNVSGDLPKTLTEMYTHFLLIQTNVKNEKYHGTNETTPKKMSASNTEIILKLGQLALLQLGRGNLIFYEEDLREIGIDVSEASVYSGVCTEIFKEECGLGEEKVYCFVHLSIQEYLAALFVFHSCVNENRNVLRAEESKPCSDRVQLSELHRTAVDQALASKNGHLDLFLRFLLGLSLDSIQTLLGGILTQTGSRSESIEETVLYIKKRIKVEFSAERTINLFHCLNELNDNSLVEEIKNFQRSGKFSNEKLELHQCSALAFMLLMSEEILDEFHLTTYKTSAAGYQRLVPVVRHCRKAILYSCGLTKMSCEIVASALQSSNSPLRDLDLSVNNLGDSGVKLLCAGLMSPNCKLQTLGLGWCNLTEGCCDVLASVLRSPHSELRDLELRDNELQDSGMRSLSAGLEDPHCKVQRLGLSGCRVTQRGCDSLASALCSNPSHLRELDLRYNHPGDSGVRVLSAAKLDTLTLLVDHGGENRTKPGPRKYGCQLTLDPNTAQRELSLSEGNRRVTHTPGREKQPYPDHPERFEYEPQVVCRESVCERCYWEAEFSVSEGEGVDIAVTYKGISRKGEDYDSGFGENKNSWSLRCFDDYGDSDKLRYCVWHNKNRTDLPAPPSPYRRAGVCNDDDDGRGVCVYRVGVCVDRPAGTLSFYSVSDSDTLTLLHRFHTHFTQHKPLCAGFFVINSSVSLCQLE